The DNA segment TCTCCGGGACACGCAGAACGCGATCGACCAGGACCCCACGCTCAGCGACCAGGGGAAGGAAGAGCAGAAGCAGGACTACGTTAACCAGACGAAGGGAGCTCTCGCAGACCTTCGCTCGCAGGAGAACGCCCTGGTGAAGGCGAAGACGCAGGAGCTCGAGCGGGCCCTCGACGCGACTGTCGGCGACGGGGGCGCCGACATCATCGCGTTCCGCGACGCCCAGGACCGAGCCGATCGACTCGAGGAAGAGGACGACGCCAAGCGCCTGCTCTCCCAGGCGATCCGAGTCGGCGACAAGAGCCTCGCGTTCGCTGTCTTCCGCGCAGGTCTCGACAAGGCGTGGCCCGGCGTCCGTGACATCTTCCTCGCCGAGTACCCGCAGGCTGCGGAGACGGTCGCCGACCTCAAGCAGCTCCAGCAGTACAGCGCTAACGGGCTCGAGCGAACCCTTTCCTATGCCTGGTTCAGCTGACGGGCCAATGAGACGCGGCCTGCACCTCGAGACGGGCCACCACCCCCCTCCCCCCTGGGGGACGGCGCCCCCGGGGGGATAGCGCCCTTACACCCATAGCGTTTTTTCCAAGACCCGAAGGAGCCTCACATGAAGGCAGCCGAGCTCGAAGTCCTCTTCACCGCGAACACCGACGACGTCGCGAAGGCCGAGAAGGACGTGAAGTCCGCCGGCCAGCGCATCGAGAAGCAGAAGACGACCGCGAAAGTCGACGCCAACGCGAAGCCCGCGCTCGAGGGCATGGAGAGCGTCGAGACCGCCGCCAAGAAGCTCGTGTCGCAGAAGACGGTTGCCACGATCGACGCGAACATTGAGAAGGCGGCGAAGGCGACGGACTCGGTCAAGGAGCGCCTCGACTACCTCCGGTCGGTGGAGACAGATCTCGACGTCAAGGCCGACATCTCCCGGGCGGAGGCGAACCTGCAGCGCATGCAGCGGAACCTCGACGCTCTGCGCAGCGCCCGCACGAAGGTCGAGATCGACGCAGACACGTCGAGCGCCGACAAGGCCATCGGGGATCTCGCCGACACGGTGGGCGACGCGGGCGACGACGCCGGCTCGAAGTTCAGCGGGAGCGTCATCTCCGCCCTTGCAACCATTCCGATCGCGGGCGCTGTTGTCGGCGTCGGGGTCGCCATCGGTCAGGCGCTCGCTGACGGCGTGAGGGACGGCCTGCAGCAGGAAGTGAGCCGGGACCGTCTGCAGGCGCTCACGGGCATCACGGAGGCGGAGGCGGCAGCCATCGGCCGCACGTCCTCGGAGGCGTACGCGAACGGCTTCGGCGATTCGATCGAGCAGAACATGAACACCGCCCGGCTCGGGCTGCAGTTCGACCTCATCGACCCGCAGGCGACGAACCGCGACTCTCAGAAGGTCATCGAGGGGATCGCTGGCATCGCCGACGTTCTCGAGGAGGATGTGCAGCCGGTCGCGAAGACCGTGACGCAGCTGCTCCGCACCGGGCTCGCCGCATCCGCGCAGGACGCGTTCGACATCCTCGCGACGGGCGCCCGCGAGGGCGTCAACCTCGGCGAAGACCTCCTCGACACCCTCGGCGAGTACGGCTCGACCTTCGCCGCCCTCGGGTTCACCGGCGGGCAGACCCTCGGCATCCTCAACCAGGGGCTCAAGGCCGGCGCACCCAACACCGACTTCTTCGCCGACTCCCTCCGCGAGCTCGGCATCCGCCTGCGCGACGGCGACGACGCGACCAGCGGCTTCGTCGAGCAGCTCGGCCTCGTACCCTCCGAGCTGCAGGCCGCGTTCGTCAACGGCGGACCCGAAGCCGGCGCCGCTCTCGACGAGCTCTTCGACAAGCTGCGCGACACGGACCCGCTGACGCAGAACGCCGTCGCAGTCGGACTCCTCGGCACCCAGTACGAGGACCTGCAGTTCGACCTCTCCACGATCGACCTGTCCAACGCGGAAGAGCAGCTCAACGGCGTCCAGGGCTCCGCCCAGCGCATGTTCGACACCCTCGCCAGCAACGACGCCTCGAAGATCGAGGGCGCTCTGCGCAGCATCGAGGTCGCGGGCGACGCGGTGAAGGGTGCCCTCGCGGGAGCCTTCGGTGACGGTCTCGGCCAG comes from the Rathayibacter festucae DSM 15932 genome and includes:
- a CDS encoding phage tail tape measure protein, with protein sequence MKAAELEVLFTANTDDVAKAEKDVKSAGQRIEKQKTTAKVDANAKPALEGMESVETAAKKLVSQKTVATIDANIEKAAKATDSVKERLDYLRSVETDLDVKADISRAEANLQRMQRNLDALRSARTKVEIDADTSSADKAIGDLADTVGDAGDDAGSKFSGSVISALATIPIAGAVVGVGVAIGQALADGVRDGLQQEVSRDRLQALTGITEAEAAAIGRTSSEAYANGFGDSIEQNMNTARLGLQFDLIDPQATNRDSQKVIEGIAGIADVLEEDVQPVAKTVTQLLRTGLAASAQDAFDILATGAREGVNLGEDLLDTLGEYGSTFAALGFTGGQTLGILNQGLKAGAPNTDFFADSLRELGIRLRDGDDATSGFVEQLGLVPSELQAAFVNGGPEAGAALDELFDKLRDTDPLTQNAVAVGLLGTQYEDLQFDLSTIDLSNAEEQLNGVQGSAQRMFDTLASNDASKIEGALRSIEVAGDAVKGALAGAFGDGLGQLATFVTENRGPVLQFLSDLIDGGIDFGQAIIESVAGGTEALGEFVSGAGVDILKSIGQVMYFLGHDTSGLEEVITDMESFDEKTSSVADNVRQLSGNLEDGRDQFHDFFDPQIDIATLSDTTLALASAVDTVGVSVETGAPLVDAYTRATDGSVQANAALEGQIRASIGALGEQIGAAAATGESQSALRGRFDEGTAALVNQLTQMGLTEQEARDLIATYGAVPSLVETAVTADTSQAYAATDAYLRYVNSRSATITVNATNPNIGFGLGDGRANGGAIYGPGGPRDDKAGLFRLSNGEHVLDSEDVRRMGGQAAVYRFRQMLDSGGFQGFADGGQVAVPASTWQVGGSSPAVLERTIVERRMTQQTAAPAAPAAQLVPNDRPILMDGRIFGVLREQANGDASIIVNEALQRYQQNARRGSWNALSMNGL